One Mycolicibacterium sarraceniae genomic window carries:
- a CDS encoding gluconokinase, with protein MPLPIVVMGVSGSGKSTVGAALAQRLRAPFADADDFHPPANIAKMTAGHPLDDDDRYPWLESIGQWLAEHRDGGVMSCSALKRIYRDQLRQHCADVRFLHLSGTEDVVARRQASRPGHFMPASLVHSQFETLEPLDPDEHGFSIDVDQSIDSIIDTYVARAEGA; from the coding sequence ATGCCATTACCCATCGTCGTTATGGGAGTGTCCGGCTCGGGGAAATCAACCGTTGGCGCGGCGCTGGCCCAGCGGTTGCGTGCTCCCTTCGCCGATGCCGACGACTTCCACCCGCCGGCCAATATCGCCAAGATGACCGCCGGGCATCCGCTCGATGATGATGACCGCTACCCGTGGCTCGAATCCATCGGTCAGTGGCTTGCCGAACACCGCGACGGCGGGGTGATGAGCTGTTCGGCACTCAAGCGCATCTATCGCGACCAACTCCGGCAGCATTGCGCCGACGTCAGGTTCCTGCATCTCAGCGGGACCGAGGATGTCGTCGCCCGCCGGCAGGCAAGTCGGCCGGGCCACTTCATGCCCGCGAGCCTGGTGCACTCGCAATTCGAGACCCTCGAACCTCTCGATCCCGACGAACACGGATTCAGCATCGACGTCGACCAGAGCATCGATTCGATCATCGACACCTACGTAGCCCGCGCCGAAGGAGCATGA
- a CDS encoding FadR/GntR family transcriptional regulator — protein MTPEPIVSELHSNVLTALGEGIVSGRYQSGQVLTLDGVSAEHSVSRSVAREAIRVLESMRMVAPRRRVGITIQPSVKWNVFDPRVIRWRLDAGDRTVQLASLSELRRGFEPAAAALAARRADPHQCRIMAAAVSDMVVHGRSGDLDSYLLADKFFHRTLLEASGNEMFRALNDVVAEVLAGRTHHGMMPARPNPTAIELHDEVARAIRLRDEAAAECAMRAIIDESAAALAEALPPRPT, from the coding sequence GTGACACCAGAGCCAATCGTGAGCGAGCTGCACAGCAATGTGTTGACCGCGCTCGGCGAAGGCATCGTGTCCGGGCGCTATCAATCCGGCCAGGTACTGACACTCGACGGAGTCAGCGCCGAGCACAGCGTGTCCCGTTCGGTGGCCCGCGAGGCCATCCGGGTGTTGGAGTCGATGCGGATGGTCGCCCCCCGTAGGCGGGTGGGCATCACGATTCAGCCGTCCGTCAAATGGAATGTTTTCGACCCCAGGGTGATTCGGTGGCGGCTCGACGCTGGCGACCGGACCGTACAACTGGCGTCACTGTCGGAGCTGCGGCGTGGTTTCGAGCCCGCAGCCGCCGCTTTGGCCGCGCGGCGGGCCGATCCCCATCAGTGCCGCATCATGGCGGCCGCCGTGTCCGACATGGTGGTACATGGCCGATCCGGGGATTTGGATTCATACCTGTTGGCGGACAAGTTCTTTCACCGCACGCTGTTGGAAGCCAGTGGCAATGAGATGTTCCGTGCCCTCAACGACGTGGTGGCCGAGGTGCTCGCCGGGCGCACCCATCACGGCATGATGCCCGCCCGCCCCAACCCGACCGCGATCGAACTGCACGATGAAGTGGCGCGGGCGATCCGACTGCGCGACGAGGCCGCCGCCGAATGCGCGATGCGCGCGATCATCGACGAGTCGGCCGCCGCGCTGGCCGAGGCTTTGCCTCCCCGGCCAACCTGA